The following coding sequences are from one Salmo trutta chromosome 36, fSalTru1.1, whole genome shotgun sequence window:
- the LOC115175924 gene encoding leucine-rich repeat extensin-like protein 2 has product MPSPQTIRWYNLTVIPPPQTILWYNLTVMPPPQTIRWYNLTVMPPPQTIRWYNLTVMPPPQTIRWYNLTVMPPPQTIRWYNLTVMPPPQTIRWYNLTVMPPPQTIRWYNLTVMPPPQTIRWYNLTVMPPPQTIRWYNLTVMPPPQTIRWYNLTVMPPPQTIRWYNLTVVPLPPATVSHKQM; this is encoded by the exons ATGCCCTCACCCCAGACCATACGATGGTACAACCTGACTGTAATACCCCCACCCCAGACCATACTATGGTACAACCTGACCGTAATGCCCCCACCACAGACCATACGATGGTACAACCTGACCGTAATGCCCCCACCCCAGACCATACGATGGTACAACCTGACCGTAATGCCCCCACCCCAGACCATACGATGGTACAACCTGACCGTAATGCCCCCACCCCAGACCATACGATGGTACAACCTGACCGTAATGCCCCCACCCCAGACCATACGATGGTACAACCTGACCGTAATGCCCCCACCACAGACCATACGATGGTACAACCTGACCGTAATGCCCCCTCCACAGACCATACGATGGTACAACCTGACCGTAATGCCCCCACCCCAGACCATACGATGGTACAACCTTACCGTAATGCCCCCACCCCAGACCATACGATGGTACAACCTTACCGTAATGCCCCCACCCCAGACCATACGATGGTACAACCTTACCGT GGTGCCCCTCCCACCAGCAACGGTTtcacataaacaaatgtaa